A part of Thermus islandicus DSM 21543 genomic DNA contains:
- a CDS encoding ABC transporter ATP-binding protein encodes MSEGLAIEIRDLEKSYGRVRALRGVNLEVRLGEIFAFLGPNGAGKTTTIRCMLDFIRPDRGSIRVLGIDPQRDPVAVRRRVGYLPGELHFDENLTVEEALRFFAAIRGSTVDWSYVRSLADRLDLDLRPRIRNLSKGNKQKVGVIQAMMHRPELLILDEPTLGLDPLMQREVLRLVREAQAAGAAVFFSSHIMSEVEQVADRVGIIRQGVVVEVARTADLIHRAMRRVRVRFQAPVDPQPLLALPGVRLLRRENEDEFLLQVEGIMDPFIKVLAAFPVQYLETERPSLEEIFLAYYEPSPEVRR; translated from the coding sequence ATGAGCGAGGGGCTGGCCATTGAAATCCGCGATCTTGAGAAATCCTACGGCCGGGTGCGGGCCTTGCGGGGGGTGAACCTGGAGGTGCGCCTGGGAGAGATCTTCGCTTTCCTCGGGCCCAATGGCGCCGGCAAGACCACTACCATTCGCTGTATGCTGGACTTCATCCGTCCCGACCGTGGGTCCATCCGGGTGCTGGGGATCGATCCCCAGCGCGACCCGGTGGCGGTACGGCGGCGGGTGGGGTATCTCCCGGGGGAGCTCCACTTCGACGAGAACCTGACCGTGGAAGAGGCTCTACGCTTCTTCGCCGCCATACGGGGGAGCACCGTGGACTGGAGCTATGTCCGGTCGCTGGCGGATCGGCTGGATCTGGATCTGCGTCCCCGCATTCGCAATTTATCGAAGGGGAACAAGCAGAAGGTGGGGGTGATCCAGGCCATGATGCATCGGCCGGAGCTGCTGATCCTGGACGAGCCCACCCTGGGGCTGGATCCCCTGATGCAGCGGGAAGTGCTGCGACTGGTGCGGGAGGCCCAGGCGGCGGGCGCCGCTGTGTTCTTCTCCTCCCACATTATGAGCGAGGTGGAGCAGGTGGCTGACCGGGTGGGGATCATCCGGCAGGGCGTAGTGGTGGAGGTGGCCCGGACGGCGGATCTGATCCATCGGGCGATGCGGCGGGTGCGCGTCCGCTTCCAGGCCCCGGTGGACCCCCAGCCCCTGCTCGCCTTGCCCGGCGTGCGGCTGCTGCGCCGGGAGAACGAGGACGAGTTCCTGTTGCAGGTGGAAGGGATCATGGATCCCTTTATCAAGGTTCTGGCAGCTTTTCCCGTTCAGTATCTGGAGACCGAACGGCCGAGCCTGGAGGAGATCTTCCTTGCCTATTACGAGCCTTCCCCGGAGGTCCGCCGATGA
- a CDS encoding ABC transporter permease subunit: protein MKAIFRYTLSGFRWAIIGWGLGLGLLGAYLISFYDTIFEQRAQWEELLRAYPRELLVFFGKVQDIGDPATYLHVELFSWLPLVLGFFAILTGSALIAGLEESGMLDLFLAQPVSRRAFFAARVLAFLVATVAILGLTYLIMLLARPLSRHLGLGAGELLLPFLSLFALLWLFGTLALWLSLVFPSRRVAAAVVGTLLVAGFFLNGLARLDERLEPVARFSPFTSYQGGEAIRSLQVEGLLGLLIASLVFLIMAGWRFERKDLRVSGEGSWMLPLPRFKASS, encoded by the coding sequence ATGAAGGCGATCTTTCGTTACACCCTGTCAGGGTTCCGGTGGGCCATTATCGGCTGGGGGCTGGGGCTGGGCCTGTTGGGGGCCTATCTCATCTCCTTCTACGATACGATCTTTGAGCAGCGGGCCCAGTGGGAGGAGCTGCTGCGGGCTTATCCTCGGGAGCTGCTGGTTTTCTTCGGGAAGGTCCAGGACATCGGGGATCCGGCGACGTATCTCCACGTGGAGCTCTTTTCCTGGCTGCCGCTCGTCCTGGGGTTTTTCGCCATTCTAACTGGGAGCGCTCTGATCGCGGGCCTGGAGGAAAGCGGAATGCTGGATCTGTTCCTGGCGCAGCCTGTGAGCCGGCGGGCGTTCTTTGCCGCTCGCGTTCTGGCCTTCCTGGTGGCCACTGTGGCCATCCTGGGGCTGACATATTTGATCATGCTCCTCGCCCGACCCCTCTCTCGGCACCTGGGGTTAGGGGCTGGGGAGCTGCTTCTGCCCTTCCTGTCGCTGTTCGCGCTGCTATGGCTGTTCGGGACCCTGGCCCTCTGGCTGAGTCTGGTGTTCCCCTCGCGGCGGGTGGCCGCAGCGGTGGTTGGGACGCTGCTGGTGGCTGGCTTCTTCCTGAACGGCCTGGCCCGGCTGGATGAGCGGCTGGAACCTGTGGCCCGCTTTTCTCCCTTCACCTCCTATCAGGGCGGAGAAGCCATCCGGTCTCTGCAGGTGGAGGGGCTGCTGGGGCTGCTCATCGCCTCGCTGGTCTTTTTGATCATGGCGGGCTGGCGGTTCGAGCGGAAGGATCTGCGGGTGAGCGGTGAGGGCTCCTGGATGCTCCCGCTCCCTCGTTTCAAGGCCTCGTCGTGA
- a CDS encoding GNAT family N-acetyltransferase codes for MLGKVYAIYVLPEYQRQGIGRQLMSICARELLRDDIDTLLVWVLEANPVRRFYEQLGGELVRTGWIEIGGARLRQLGYGWRDLRILIRR; via the coding sequence ATACTGGGGAAGGTCTACGCGATCTATGTGCTGCCTGAGTATCAACGACAGGGCATCGGCCGGCAGTTGATGAGCATATGCGCAAGGGAACTTCTCCGAGATGACATCGATACGCTCCTGGTCTGGGTGCTCGAAGCGAACCCGGTCCGCCGGTTCTACGAGCAATTGGGCGGCGAACTCGTTCGAACGGGTTGGATAGAAATCGGAGGGGCTCGACTTCGGCAGCTGGGATATGGATGGAGGGATCTTCGTATTCTGATCCGGCGATGA